GATGACCAGTCAGTGATATTTGGTGGAGTCCGTCAGGATTTGGCCGAACATAGACAATACCCCACGGGATCACAACCTGAATTGTACCAAGTTCCGGTCAAAGGAGGAAGAGTTGATCAGGTTTGGACCATTCCTTCAGAGTATGTACAAGTAAGCAAGGATGGTAAAAAAATGATCTACCATGATAAAAAAGGTGGGGAGAACGAGTGGAGAAAAAGGCATCAGTCAGGAATTACAAGAGATATATGGGTTTATGATGCAGCATCTAATTCCCATAAAATGATCACTGGTTTTGGTGGGGAAGACAGAAATCCTGTTTTTGCACCCGGAGAAAATGATATCTACTACCTCAGTGAGGAAAAAGGAAGTTTCAACGTTTTCAAAACCAGCCTCAGTAACCCTGCGCAAACTGTAGCATTGACCAACCTAAAAGACTTTCCGGTCAGGTTCCTGAGTATTTCCAATAATGGTCTGATGAGTTTTTCCTATGATGGCGAACTCTATACCCTCAAAGAAGGTGAGCAACCCAAAAAAGTAGCTGTAAGTATCACTACCCAGGCCATCGCCAATACCGACAGTTATATCAATATCAATGGAGGGGTCAGAGAAATGTCTATATCTCCAGATGGTAAAGAAATAGCTTTTATTGCTAGAGGAGAGGTTTTTGTCACTTCAGTTGATGGTTCCCTGACCAAAAGAATCACGAATACCCCGCAGCAGGAGAGTTTTGTGCAATTTGCCCCTGATGGTAAATCCATTGTCTATGCCAGTGAACGTGATGGGAAGTGGCAGATTTTTCAATCCAAAAGAATTAGGGAAAAAGAAGAGCCGTTTTTCTATGCGAGCACTTTATTGAAAGAAGAAGCCTTGGTCAATACAGCATCGGATGCTTATCAGCCACAGCTTTCCCCTGACGGTAAAAAACTGGCGTATATTGAAGGAAGAAAGACGCTTAAGGTGTTGGATCTGGCAAGCAAGTCAACAGTAACTTTGATGACTTCCGAGGAAATCATCCATATGAGAGATGGCGATCAGTACTTCGAATGGAGTCCTGATAGCAAATGGCTTTTGGCGCAGTTCAGACCTACTTTGGCCAATGGCGAGGTGGTATTGTTGGATGCATCGGGAAAGAAAGCCATGGAAAACCTTACCCAAAGTGGATACGGTGATAGCCGACCTAAATGGGTTAACGGGGGTAAACAGATGATCTGGTTCAGCAACCGTGATGGCCTTAAAGGTTTTTCTACTAGCGGGAGATCACAGAATGATGTTTTTGCGATGTTCTTTACCAAAGAAGGTTTTGACAAATTCAGATTGAGCAAGGAGGATTATGACCTGATGAAGGAAGTGGAAAAGGCGGGTAAAAAAGAGGAAGAGAAAAAGGATGAAAAGAAAGAAGCCGATAAAAAAGTGGAAGATCTTAAAATAGATTGGGAAGATCTTAGAGAGAGGAAAGCTAAGTTGACAATTCACTCTTCTATTTTGGGTGACGCTGTATTGGACAAAGACGGAGAAAAAATCTTCTATCTGGCAAGTTTTGAAAAAGGGATGAATCTATGGAGTACAGACCTGCGCACCAAGGAAACCAAAATGGAACTCAAGCTTGACGCCGGTTCAGGAAGTTTGGAATGGGACAAAGAAATGAAGAACCTTTACCTATTGGCCAATGGCAATATTTCCAAAATTACCGATAAGGGAAGTAAAAGGGAGCAGATCAAAATCGCCGGGGAAATGACTTTTGATTCTGAAGCGGAACGTAAGCAGATGTTTGAACATATCAAGATCAGGACCAAAGGAGCATTTTATACCCCGGAGATGCACGGGGTGGATTGGGATGTTTTGAGTGGTGCTTATGAAAAGTATCTGCCTTCCATCGGTAATGACTATGAATTTGCTGAAATGGTATCGGAACTGATCGGAGAACTGAATGTTTCTCATGCCGGTGCAAGATATAGCGGTAGTATTCCCCAAGCGGATGCTACGGCATCATTGGGTATTTTCATGGATTATTCCCATAAAAATGATGGTATCAAAATAGCGGAAATCCTAAAAGGAGGTCCCTTGGATAAAGCAGGACTTTCTATCCAAACCGGAATGATCATTGAAAAAATAGATGGAGAAACCATCAGTACTGATAAAGATGTGGCTTGGTATCTTAACCGAAAAGCTGATAAGTTCACACTTTTGGAAGTTTTGGATCCGAAAACCAATACCAGACAGCAAGTGACAGTGAAACCTGTATCTCTTGGTGAAGAAAACCAATTGCTCTATAAGCGCTGGGTGAAAAAGAATCAGGAGGAAGTAGATAAATTGTCCAATGGGACTTTGGGCTATGTGCATATACCAGGAATGTCGGATGGTCCATACCGAACCACTTACGAGGAAATGATGGGCAAATACCATGACCGAAAAGGGGT
This window of the Aquiflexum balticum DSM 16537 genome carries:
- a CDS encoding S41 family peptidase → MLFVFSLVSAQETPNWLRYPSISPDGSKIVFTYKGDLYSVPSSGGKATQLTFHEAHDFKPVWSKDGNKIAFASDRYGNFDVYVMSAEGGTATRLTYHSNDEMPYSFSADDQSVIFGGVRQDLAEHRQYPTGSQPELYQVPVKGGRVDQVWTIPSEYVQVSKDGKKMIYHDKKGGENEWRKRHQSGITRDIWVYDAASNSHKMITGFGGEDRNPVFAPGENDIYYLSEEKGSFNVFKTSLSNPAQTVALTNLKDFPVRFLSISNNGLMSFSYDGELYTLKEGEQPKKVAVSITTQAIANTDSYININGGVREMSISPDGKEIAFIARGEVFVTSVDGSLTKRITNTPQQESFVQFAPDGKSIVYASERDGKWQIFQSKRIREKEEPFFYASTLLKEEALVNTASDAYQPQLSPDGKKLAYIEGRKTLKVLDLASKSTVTLMTSEEIIHMRDGDQYFEWSPDSKWLLAQFRPTLANGEVVLLDASGKKAMENLTQSGYGDSRPKWVNGGKQMIWFSNRDGLKGFSTSGRSQNDVFAMFFTKEGFDKFRLSKEDYDLMKEVEKAGKKEEEKKDEKKEADKKVEDLKIDWEDLRERKAKLTIHSSILGDAVLDKDGEKIFYLASFEKGMNLWSTDLRTKETKMELKLDAGSGSLEWDKEMKNLYLLANGNISKITDKGSKREQIKIAGEMTFDSEAERKQMFEHIKIRTKGAFYTPEMHGVDWDVLSGAYEKYLPSIGNDYEFAEMVSELIGELNVSHAGARYSGSIPQADATASLGIFMDYSHKNDGIKIAEILKGGPLDKAGLSIQTGMIIEKIDGETISTDKDVAWYLNRKADKFTLLEVLDPKTNTRQQVTVKPVSLGEENQLLYKRWVKKNQEEVDKLSNGTLGYVHIPGMSDGPYRTTYEEMMGKYHDRKGVIVDTRFNGGGDLVADLAMFFTGERFITYANAEREVGYEPTFRWTKPTLAMFNEANYSDGHCFACGYTDLNIGKTVGMPTPGTCSFAGWEMLPNGSRWGMVPVSAKDKSGNWMENNETDPQFKVKNMPGKIDKGIDQQLEKAVEELMKDVGK